From one Melioribacteraceae bacterium genomic stretch:
- a CDS encoding aldo/keto reductase produces MEYRYLGKSGLKVSALSFGSWVTFHDQIGEDVAYKCMKEAYDAGVNFFDNAEVYANGQSEILMGKVLKKTGWKRSDLVLSTKIFWGGEGPNDKGLSRKHIIEGTDAALKRMQVDYVDLIFCHRPDIHTPIEETVRAMNHIINQGKAFYWGTSEWTAQQIMEAYGIARREHLIPPLMEQPEYNMFRREKIEKEYLPLYNEVGLGTTIWSPLASGLLTGKYVDGIPEGSRLNLKGYEWLRDWILNEDGKKRNAKVKDLIPIAKEIGVTMPELAIAWCLKNPNVSTVITGASNADQVKQNMKALRAVEKLTDEVMKKIDDVLDNKPQPDYDNRG; encoded by the coding sequence ATGGAGTATCGTTATTTAGGTAAATCAGGATTAAAAGTATCAGCTTTATCATTCGGTTCATGGGTTACATTTCACGATCAAATAGGTGAAGATGTTGCATACAAATGTATGAAAGAAGCCTACGACGCGGGCGTAAACTTTTTTGATAACGCCGAAGTTTATGCAAACGGTCAATCGGAAATACTGATGGGAAAAGTATTAAAGAAAACGGGATGGAAAAGAAGTGATTTAGTCTTATCAACAAAAATATTTTGGGGAGGCGAAGGTCCAAATGATAAAGGTCTTTCACGTAAGCATATAATTGAAGGAACTGATGCAGCATTAAAAAGAATGCAAGTAGATTACGTTGACTTAATATTTTGCCATCGTCCTGATATTCACACACCGATTGAAGAAACCGTTAGAGCAATGAACCATATTATTAATCAAGGTAAAGCATTCTATTGGGGAACGAGCGAATGGACAGCTCAACAAATTATGGAAGCATACGGAATTGCAAGACGTGAACACTTAATTCCACCACTTATGGAACAACCGGAATACAATATGTTCAGAAGAGAAAAAATTGAAAAGGAATATCTTCCACTTTACAATGAAGTTGGTTTAGGAACAACAATCTGGAGTCCCCTTGCAAGTGGCTTATTAACCGGAAAATATGTTGATGGAATTCCCGAAGGAAGTAGACTCAATCTTAAGGGGTATGAATGGTTAAGAGATTGGATACTAAATGAAGATGGAAAAAAACGTAATGCGAAAGTGAAGGATTTAATTCCAATTGCAAAAGAAATTGGTGTAACCATGCCCGAACTAGCGATCGCATGGTGTTTAAAAAACCCAAATGTAAGTACAGTCATAACCGGCGCATCAAATGCAGATCAAGTAAAACAAAACATGAAAGCTCTTAGGGCAGTTGAAAAACTAACCGATGAGGTGATGAAAAAAATTGATGATGTATTGGATAATAAGCCTCAGCCTGACTATGATAATAGGGGATAA
- a CDS encoding T9SS type A sorting domain-containing protein: MKKIYFLSSLLILFTTQTVYTQSDFNIKIQQIENPYYSSENYLEGLIIVEYTPGNSGAYLSLGAEWSDFSGPFDIILENLYLPSESEVDTNRYTLTASYNLYDLGVTEEMIKQMNSSQSSIEFIVYIHCLSTIGFYPFAPHTFQGQLLVLLTLSYYDAVGALFLFDLATKLASVQPVTQPPEDPKTDFLLRTKVYNLDLDNETNPGSPTGYAGDLNACVPTATANSMQWLEDQKKIEFKGDAEYLKNSPGNKLATLSKNMNREHQKGVRPEPMIKGKLDFIEETKIPLSVKFQTKYLDTNVTSSNGNATAQNFNRPDKPWPDWNFIKQMLKDGEDVEMNYHWQDADSNWHAHSVNVIGFEEYQSGKKTITFSHDRIQSRKNGKNGEDDWGTFRETHEISIDDEGAMRFGHNNSRRIFLAAAESPRPSEGEATAAFLNEFFALDGNLIKNKSNQITADNEFIEIGLGPNIQELELYTILFYDGSDGTVYSEISLGEFDVASVEDSIQLYLYTFNEDHFLSQSGGIAINYSGTLIPGQFFSYGGEFTATEGSAMSLASNDLGELTEGQSIGLQGSGTNYTHFTYGYSSNPSPGELNDGQIITNLDVNDDLLPIKFELSNNYPNPFNPTTTIEFQIPIRTQVKLTIYDILGREVSKLVDSELSAGKYDFIFDAANLPSGLYLYRLSAEGFTQAKKLLLLK; the protein is encoded by the coding sequence ATGAAAAAAATATACTTCCTATCATCCTTACTCATCTTATTCACAACCCAAACTGTATATACTCAATCCGATTTTAATATAAAAATTCAGCAAATTGAAAATCCCTACTATAGCTCAGAGAATTATCTTGAGGGGTTAATAATAGTTGAATACACACCAGGTAATAGTGGGGCATACCTTAGTCTTGGAGCTGAATGGAGTGATTTTTCAGGTCCATTCGATATCATTCTCGAAAATCTTTACTTACCAAGTGAAAGTGAAGTTGACACAAACAGATATACTCTTACAGCCTCTTACAATCTTTATGATTTGGGTGTGACTGAAGAGATGATAAAACAAATGAATTCTTCTCAATCATCAATAGAGTTTATAGTTTACATTCATTGTTTAAGTACTATCGGATTTTATCCATTCGCACCGCATACCTTCCAAGGACAATTACTTGTATTACTGACACTATCCTACTATGATGCTGTTGGCGCATTATTTTTATTTGACTTAGCGACAAAATTGGCATCAGTCCAACCGGTTACGCAACCACCGGAGGATCCGAAAACAGATTTCTTATTAAGGACAAAAGTTTATAATCTAGACCTCGATAACGAAACAAATCCAGGATCACCAACTGGTTATGCCGGTGATTTGAATGCATGTGTGCCCACAGCAACAGCAAATAGCATGCAGTGGTTAGAAGACCAAAAGAAAATTGAATTTAAAGGTGATGCCGAATACTTAAAAAATAGTCCTGGTAATAAACTTGCAACATTGAGTAAGAACATGAATCGAGAGCATCAGAAAGGTGTTAGACCTGAACCAATGATCAAAGGCAAACTTGATTTTATTGAGGAAACGAAGATCCCACTCTCTGTAAAATTTCAAACAAAATATTTGGATACAAATGTCACAAGCAGTAATGGAAATGCAACCGCACAAAATTTCAACAGACCGGATAAGCCTTGGCCGGATTGGAATTTCATAAAACAAATGCTGAAAGATGGTGAGGATGTTGAAATGAATTATCATTGGCAAGATGCCGATAGCAATTGGCATGCTCATTCTGTAAACGTTATTGGATTTGAGGAATATCAGAGCGGTAAAAAAACTATAACATTTTCACATGATCGAATCCAAAGTAGAAAAAATGGAAAGAATGGAGAGGATGATTGGGGTACATTCCGTGAGACTCATGAAATTTCCATTGATGATGAAGGTGCGATGAGGTTTGGTCACAATAATTCCAGAAGAATTTTTTTAGCTGCTGCTGAAAGTCCACGTCCGAGTGAAGGCGAAGCAACGGCTGCTTTCTTAAATGAATTCTTTGCGTTAGATGGTAATTTGATAAAAAATAAATCAAACCAAATTACTGCTGATAACGAATTTATTGAAATTGGACTTGGTCCGAATATTCAAGAATTAGAACTATACACTATTTTATTCTATGACGGTTCAGATGGAACAGTTTATTCTGAGATAAGCTTAGGTGAGTTTGATGTGGCATCTGTTGAAGATAGCATACAGTTGTACCTCTATACTTTTAATGAAGATCATTTTTTAAGTCAAAGTGGAGGAATAGCTATAAACTATAGCGGTACTTTAATACCCGGACAATTTTTCAGCTATGGTGGTGAATTTACTGCTACGGAAGGTTCTGCTATGAGTTTAGCAAGTAATGACTTGGGTGAATTAACTGAAGGTCAATCAATCGGTTTGCAAGGTTCTGGAACAAATTATACTCATTTTACTTATGGTTATTCATCCAATCCTTCCCCAGGGGAGTTAAACGATGGACAAATTATAACTAACCTTGATGTTAATGATGATTTACTTCCGATAAAGTTTGAATTGAGCAACAATTATCCAAATCCATTTAATCCAACAACAACAATTGAGTTTCAAATCCCAATACGAACGCAAGTAAAATTAACTATATATGACATTCTGGGTAGAGAAGTATCCAAGCTAGTAGATAGTGAACTCTCCGCCGGAAAATATGATTTCATATTTGATGCTGCTAATCTACCAAGCGGTTTATATTTATATCGTCTATCGGCAGAGGGATTTACACAGGCAAAGAAACTTTTATTGTTGAAATAA
- a CDS encoding peptide chain release factor 3, translating to MSNISEINKRKTFAIISHPDAGKTTLTEKLLLYSGAIQIAGAVKSNKIKKTAASDFLEIEKQRGISVATSVLSFNYKNHKVNLLDTPGHKDFAEDTYRTLTAVDSVILVVDCVKGVEEQTEKLMQVCRMRNTPVIILINKMDREGKDPIELLDELESKLEIRVRPLTYPLGMGSQFRGVYNIYKNSFATFTPNKSKVEEDITLFDNIHDPGLDERFGQDANKLRHDVELIDGIYEDFTKEKYLSGELAPVFFGSTLNNFGIRELLDTFIEIAPSPKEREVTDGIVRPTDENFSGFVFKIHSNLDPNHRDRVAFLRVCSGKFERNKFYHHVRLNRELKFANPASFMAQSKTLLEEAFPGDVIGLYDSGIFKIGDTLTEGDSFMFKGIPRFSPEVFRVVRNMDPFKSKQMEKGISFLTDEGLAQLFTQNLGNKKVVGVVGELQFDVMKYRLLNEYGASIDFMQMPAYKAFWLQYDSKDDIDYLHRIYFNNLYYDKNNNLVFIAETHYTYTMAAEKCPNVKFLSAIEHNDQTIAMENVA from the coding sequence ATGTCAAATATATCAGAAATAAATAAACGAAAGACTTTTGCAATTATAAGTCATCCCGATGCCGGAAAAACAACGTTAACCGAAAAATTACTTTTATATAGTGGGGCTATTCAAATTGCGGGGGCTGTCAAATCAAATAAAATTAAAAAAACTGCTGCATCAGATTTCCTTGAAATTGAAAAGCAGAGAGGAATTTCCGTTGCAACCTCTGTACTTTCATTTAATTACAAAAATCATAAAGTAAATCTGCTTGACACACCGGGTCATAAGGATTTTGCTGAAGATACATATAGAACTTTAACTGCAGTAGATAGTGTCATTCTTGTTGTTGATTGCGTTAAGGGTGTTGAAGAACAAACAGAAAAACTGATGCAAGTCTGCAGAATGAGAAATACTCCGGTAATTATTCTAATTAATAAAATGGATAGAGAGGGGAAAGACCCGATAGAATTATTAGATGAGTTGGAATCAAAACTTGAAATCAGAGTAAGACCCCTAACTTATCCTTTAGGAATGGGTTCACAATTTAGAGGCGTTTATAATATCTACAAAAATTCGTTTGCTACCTTTACACCAAATAAATCTAAAGTTGAAGAAGATATAACTCTATTCGATAATATCCATGATCCCGGATTGGATGAACGATTTGGACAAGATGCAAATAAATTACGGCACGACGTTGAACTAATCGATGGAATCTATGAAGACTTTACAAAAGAAAAATATCTAAGCGGTGAACTTGCACCGGTATTTTTTGGCAGTACTTTAAATAATTTCGGAATTCGAGAACTGCTTGATACTTTTATTGAAATTGCACCTTCCCCAAAAGAGCGTGAAGTTACCGATGGTATTGTTAGACCAACCGATGAAAACTTCAGTGGATTTGTTTTTAAAATTCACTCAAACCTTGATCCGAATCATAGAGATAGAGTTGCCTTTTTGCGTGTTTGTTCCGGTAAATTTGAACGAAACAAGTTTTATCATCATGTTAGATTAAATAGAGAACTTAAATTCGCTAATCCGGCTTCATTTATGGCGCAGAGCAAAACCTTGCTCGAAGAAGCATTTCCCGGTGATGTAATTGGTTTATATGATTCGGGTATTTTCAAAATTGGCGATACACTTACCGAGGGTGATTCATTCATGTTCAAAGGCATCCCTCGATTTTCTCCGGAAGTGTTCAGAGTTGTTAGAAATATGGATCCATTTAAATCAAAACAAATGGAAAAAGGAATTAGCTTTCTAACTGATGAGGGTCTAGCGCAACTATTTACACAAAATCTTGGCAATAAAAAAGTTGTGGGAGTTGTTGGTGAACTTCAATTTGATGTAATGAAATATCGTTTATTAAATGAGTATGGCGCAAGTATTGATTTTATGCAAATGCCGGCATATAAAGCTTTCTGGCTTCAATATGATTCAAAAGACGATATAGATTATTTGCATCGAATCTATTTTAATAACCTCTATTACGATAAGAATAATAATTTAGTTTTTATTGCCGAAACTCATTACACATACACAATGGCTGCTGAAAAATGTCCGAATGTTAAATTTCTGTCAGCAATAGAGCATAATGATCAAACTATTGCTATGGAAAACGTTGCATAA
- a CDS encoding PAS domain S-box protein — MNKNSKTTNKLIFASFIFIVIIILAGGYFAYDVQVKGITKNRYNELAAIKSLKVKQIVDWRNERIGDARAILENPLISNDIKNFVTTKNPDLKEKILIWFNVLKKSYRYTDLILVDNNYNPLVSLNDNLEMDKYHFGVFKNLTEDEDIVISPLHKSNYSYIHFTLRITFRENGIPTSHILLVIDPNDFLFPLIQNWPTPSKTAETILVKSVGDSVVFLNELRHKKNTALEFKLPKSRVDLPTVKAIDGFSGMFTGYDYRGELVISDVGHIPGTEWFIITKVDEAEILGELKTSLLNSIIIVLLLIAIVYLIFLGVLRKSKLAFYQKEVELQSEKVRLSRLYATLSQINQSIVREQSKSELLLTITKLPVKFGGFPACSLSIFDEKLGKLKVESFDGNFDYFHKILNDNSEYLVDDPSVKAYNNSSTIVYDSLNNTKEKWAEIALKCGFKSCSAAPLKTFDKTIGSIILYSGAENFFKTAEIKLLEEIASDISYSLESIEKNEQRKLIEQKIKENERQLTTLFSNLPGIAYRCRLNRDYDMEFMSEGTLNITGYTSDEFVKEKSITYGQLIHPDDSKFVWDEIMESINNKKTFTIIYRIKTREGTQRWVWERGIAVYNSKGKAVALEGFISDITETKEAQDQLRKSEEYFRYLFEHNPLPMWIYNLSTYDFMEVNTSAIDTYGYSKDEFLSLQILDIRPEEEKQKLLDDLKRNRPLLSKSGEWKHKLKNGKLIDVLITSHQIEYKNTDAVLVVINDITDRKLAEMQLLDAKEKAEAGEKMKSDFLAQMSHEIRTPVNVILSFTNLIKDAVSNTIDDDLKEGFGAIDHASHRLIRTIDSILNMAQFTSGAFDVKLEELDVYNDILIPLNHEFISIAKSKYLEFTLENECEKTSVIGDRYSLSQLFTNLIDNAIKYTEQGFVRIGVSCDSENINVKIEDSGIGMSEDFIPKLFSAFSQEETGYSRKYEGTGLGLALVKNYCELNNASIDVKSKKNIGTTFIITLKKPST, encoded by the coding sequence ATGAACAAAAATAGCAAAACGACAAATAAGCTAATTTTTGCCTCCTTTATTTTTATTGTAATTATAATATTAGCCGGAGGATATTTTGCTTATGATGTTCAGGTTAAAGGAATTACAAAGAATCGCTACAACGAACTTGCCGCTATAAAATCCCTTAAAGTAAAACAGATTGTTGATTGGAGAAATGAAAGAATTGGTGATGCAAGAGCCATTTTGGAAAATCCTCTTATTTCAAATGATATAAAAAACTTTGTAACTACAAAGAACCCGGATCTAAAAGAAAAAATACTTATCTGGTTCAATGTATTAAAAAAATCATATCGATATACTGACTTGATTCTTGTCGATAATAATTACAACCCACTAGTTTCACTTAATGATAATTTAGAAATGGATAAATATCATTTTGGTGTATTTAAAAATTTAACTGAAGATGAAGATATTGTAATCTCACCTTTGCATAAATCTAATTATAGCTACATACACTTTACATTAAGAATTACTTTTAGAGAAAATGGAATTCCGACTTCACACATTTTACTTGTAATAGATCCAAATGATTTTTTATTTCCTTTAATCCAGAACTGGCCAACACCGAGTAAAACTGCCGAGACAATTTTAGTGAAATCTGTTGGTGATTCGGTTGTTTTCTTAAATGAACTCCGACATAAAAAGAATACCGCACTTGAATTTAAACTTCCCAAATCAAGAGTTGATCTTCCCACCGTAAAAGCAATAGATGGTTTTAGCGGAATGTTTACCGGTTATGATTATCGTGGTGAACTTGTTATCTCAGACGTTGGTCATATTCCGGGTACTGAATGGTTTATTATCACAAAAGTTGATGAAGCAGAAATTCTTGGTGAATTAAAAACCTCACTTTTAAACAGTATAATTATTGTTTTGTTATTAATTGCAATTGTGTATTTAATTTTTTTAGGAGTATTACGTAAATCAAAACTGGCTTTTTATCAAAAAGAAGTTGAACTTCAATCAGAGAAAGTTCGGTTAAGTAGATTATATGCTACCCTTAGTCAGATTAATCAATCTATTGTTAGAGAACAAAGTAAATCTGAATTGCTACTGACTATCACAAAACTACCGGTAAAATTCGGAGGATTTCCAGCTTGTTCATTAAGTATTTTCGACGAGAAATTAGGCAAACTAAAGGTAGAATCATTTGATGGTAATTTCGACTATTTCCATAAAATTCTAAATGATAATTCAGAATACTTAGTTGATGATCCTTCGGTAAAAGCATATAATAATTCCTCCACTATTGTCTATGACTCTTTAAATAACACGAAAGAAAAGTGGGCAGAGATTGCGCTTAAATGTGGTTTCAAATCATGCAGTGCAGCACCATTAAAAACATTTGACAAAACGATTGGCTCTATAATACTTTATTCAGGTGCAGAAAATTTCTTTAAGACAGCGGAGATCAAATTACTTGAAGAAATCGCTTCGGATATATCTTATTCTTTAGAATCAATTGAAAAAAATGAACAAAGGAAATTAATTGAACAAAAAATAAAAGAAAATGAAAGGCAGTTGACAACCTTATTTTCAAATTTACCCGGCATAGCTTATAGATGTAGACTTAACCGTGACTATGATATGGAATTCATGAGTGAAGGAACACTTAATATTACAGGTTATACTTCTGATGAATTTGTAAAAGAAAAAAGTATCACATATGGCCAACTGATTCATCCCGATGACAGTAAATTTGTGTGGGATGAAATTATGGAATCTATAAATAACAAGAAGACTTTTACAATTATTTATAGAATAAAAACACGTGAAGGAACGCAAAGATGGGTTTGGGAAAGAGGAATAGCTGTTTATAATTCCAAAGGTAAAGCTGTGGCCCTCGAGGGTTTTATTAGCGATATAACAGAAACAAAAGAAGCACAAGATCAACTTAGAAAGAGCGAAGAATATTTTAGATATCTATTTGAACATAATCCGTTACCAATGTGGATATATAATTTATCGACTTATGATTTTATGGAAGTAAACACTTCGGCTATTGATACCTATGGATATTCCAAAGATGAGTTTTTAAGTTTGCAAATTTTGGATATTCGTCCAGAGGAAGAAAAACAAAAATTATTAGATGACTTGAAAAGAAACAGGCCACTGCTTTCAAAATCCGGCGAGTGGAAACATAAACTTAAAAATGGGAAGTTAATTGATGTTTTAATTACGTCGCATCAAATTGAATATAAAAATACTGACGCTGTTTTAGTTGTTATAAATGATATAACAGATCGTAAGTTAGCCGAAATGCAGTTGTTGGATGCAAAAGAAAAAGCTGAAGCCGGTGAAAAGATGAAAAGTGATTTCTTAGCACAAATGTCTCACGAAATTAGAACACCTGTAAACGTGATATTAAGTTTTACAAATTTGATTAAAGATGCTGTCTCGAATACAATCGATGATGATTTAAAAGAGGGATTTGGAGCTATTGATCATGCAAGCCATAGATTAATTAGAACTATCGATTCAATTCTAAATATGGCACAATTTACTAGCGGCGCATTTGATGTTAAACTGGAAGAACTTGATGTTTATAACGATATTCTAATTCCACTTAATCATGAATTTATTTCAATTGCCAAATCAAAATATTTGGAATTTACTCTTGAAAATGAATGCGAGAAAACATCTGTTATAGGTGATAGATACAGTCTGTCTCAATTATTTACCAATCTTATTGATAATGCAATTAAATATACCGAGCAAGGATTTGTGAGGATTGGTGTTTCGTGTGATTCAGAAAATATTAATGTGAAAATTGAAGATTCCGGAATCGGAATGTCTGAAGATTTTATTCCTAAATTATTCTCGGCTTTTTCACAAGAGGAAACCGGATACAGCCGAAAATATGAGGGAACAGGTTTAGGTTTAGCTCTTGTTAAAAATTATTGTGAACTAAATAATGCTTCCATAGATGTAAAAAGCAAAAAAAATATTGGAACTACTTTTATTATTACCTTAAAGAAACCATCCACTTAA
- a CDS encoding glycyl-radical enzyme activating protein: MKLQNHHTGLVSDIQRFSLHDGPGIRTTVFLKGCPLNCKWCHNPETQISKPQLSFSVDKCMNCFKCVEVCPTGTHYIEDEQHKVNFSLCELSGECISVCPNDALKIIGKENSINETLELVLRDKEYYNNSGGGLTISGGEPMNQFSFTRDLLQLAKLNGIHTVLETCGFAPKNRYLDIVHLVDLFLYDYKETDPVKHNEFTGVDRKVIIDNLKTLHDNGANIILRCPIIPSVNDRDDHFEGIAELVFQLPNLVSVELMAYHDIGRDKAAKVGRDNEYYHIENATEKMKKEWLQKLNELNVNNVSIG, translated from the coding sequence ATGAAATTACAAAATCATCATACAGGACTTGTTTCCGATATACAAAGATTCTCGCTTCATGACGGACCGGGAATTCGCACAACTGTTTTTTTAAAAGGATGCCCGCTTAACTGTAAATGGTGTCATAATCCAGAAACACAAATATCAAAACCGCAGTTATCATTTTCTGTGGATAAATGCATGAACTGTTTCAAGTGCGTTGAAGTTTGTCCAACCGGAACACACTACATTGAAGATGAACAACATAAAGTAAATTTCTCGTTGTGTGAATTATCCGGGGAATGTATTTCTGTTTGTCCCAACGATGCGTTAAAAATTATTGGTAAAGAAAATTCCATTAACGAAACTCTTGAATTAGTTTTGCGCGATAAAGAGTATTACAATAACTCAGGCGGCGGCTTAACAATTTCCGGCGGTGAACCGATGAATCAGTTCTCGTTCACAAGAGATCTGCTTCAGCTTGCAAAGTTAAACGGAATACATACCGTACTTGAAACTTGCGGCTTCGCACCAAAAAATCGCTATCTCGATATAGTTCATTTAGTCGATTTGTTTCTTTACGATTACAAAGAAACCGATCCGGTAAAACACAACGAGTTCACCGGAGTTGACAGAAAAGTTATCATTGATAATTTAAAAACACTTCATGATAATGGAGCAAATATAATTCTTCGTTGCCCGATTATTCCAAGTGTGAATGACAGAGATGATCATTTTGAAGGAATTGCCGAGTTGGTTTTTCAGCTTCCAAATTTAGTTTCTGTCGAGCTTATGGCTTATCACGATATTGGGAGGGATAAAGCCGCAAAAGTTGGAAGAGATAACGAATATTATCATATTGAAAATGCAACTGAAAAGATGAAAAAAGAATGGTTGCAGAAATTGAACGAGTTGAATGTTAATAATGTTTCAATAGGATAG
- a CDS encoding pyruvate formate lyase family protein, which produces MKKKDFQTELKFTEIYRKYQNDHPAIREAKCLDAQYPDYFAEIKKKDLFAGRIDHGLVGFSIDEWGPTAFGYYCRFEEFEKYLSEFNYSPEEEKEIQEMMKFWEKEDTSNKLREAYPDEMKKWLPNDDWMNASGIAFPLYRLTGGNIDNEKLVTLGIPGLQKEIKAKLVNAEPGKKEFYEGALLAIDVLIKVAKHYAAQARYFVEETNDKKWKNELIKIANTLDLITQSKPKTLREAIQLFWLYSLISDIRNHGRMDVYFGDFLANDLQNGVLTKDEALRFLQSLWQLMADRNTVVHGRIIIGGKGRRNEKNADEFALLALEASRTVLEVEPQLSLRIYNGMNERIYEKALDVIGEGRTYPILYNDEVNIPSVVKAFEFTPLKAEQYVPYGCGEYILEHQSFGTPSGVINLLKALEVTLHNGIDPITGEVIGLQLGEFNDFETFDDLWNAYKKQVEFFVDLMAQQEVIEYKIAGEFAPFLFASILYDDCLEKGKGLFEGGIRYLGGTLETYGNTNTADSLTAIKKLVYEQKKITQEELLNALDNNFDGYDNLRKELLQQPKYGNDNDEADSMLVKVHEHVCNYVRDQKHKVNLDSYLVVIINNSANTLMGHSTSASADGRLSGTYMNNGNAPSGGSDKEGVTAMLNSITKPDTSIHAGAVQNMKFSKKMFTENREELKALLKTYFEKGGQQAMITVVNRNDLENAIKEPEKYQHLFVRVGGFSARFIELSPDVQKDILSRTLY; this is translated from the coding sequence ATGAAAAAGAAAGATTTCCAAACCGAACTAAAATTTACCGAGATATACAGAAAATATCAAAACGATCATCCGGCAATTAGAGAAGCAAAATGTCTCGATGCACAATACCCGGATTATTTTGCCGAGATAAAAAAGAAGGATCTTTTCGCCGGTAGAATTGATCACGGTTTAGTTGGATTCAGCATTGATGAATGGGGACCTACTGCATTTGGTTACTACTGCCGGTTTGAAGAGTTCGAAAAATATTTAAGTGAATTCAATTATTCTCCCGAGGAAGAAAAAGAAATCCAAGAGATGATGAAATTTTGGGAGAAGGAAGATACTTCGAACAAACTTCGTGAAGCGTATCCCGATGAAATGAAAAAATGGCTGCCTAACGATGATTGGATGAATGCTTCCGGAATTGCATTCCCTCTTTACCGCTTAACCGGCGGAAATATTGATAACGAAAAATTAGTAACACTCGGAATACCGGGATTACAGAAAGAAATTAAAGCTAAACTTGTTAATGCCGAACCCGGCAAGAAAGAATTCTATGAAGGAGCTTTACTTGCAATTGATGTGTTGATTAAGGTCGCAAAGCATTATGCCGCACAAGCAAGATATTTTGTTGAAGAAACTAATGATAAGAAGTGGAAAAACGAGCTTATAAAAATTGCCAATACACTTGATTTAATAACCCAAAGTAAACCGAAAACACTTCGTGAAGCTATACAACTTTTTTGGCTTTACTCATTGATAAGTGATATACGCAATCATGGAAGAATGGATGTTTATTTCGGTGACTTTCTGGCTAATGATTTGCAAAACGGTGTATTGACAAAAGATGAAGCATTGCGATTCCTTCAATCACTATGGCAGTTAATGGCGGATAGAAATACTGTTGTTCATGGACGAATAATAATCGGTGGAAAGGGAAGAAGAAACGAAAAGAATGCAGATGAGTTTGCATTGCTTGCACTTGAAGCGAGTAGAACTGTATTGGAAGTTGAGCCGCAGCTTTCGTTAAGAATTTATAACGGAATGAATGAACGTATTTATGAAAAAGCACTCGATGTAATAGGTGAAGGAAGAACTTATCCGATTTTGTATAATGATGAAGTTAATATTCCGTCAGTTGTAAAAGCGTTTGAATTCACACCACTCAAAGCTGAACAGTATGTCCCTTATGGATGTGGTGAATATATTTTAGAACATCAATCGTTCGGAACACCAAGCGGAGTAATAAACTTATTGAAAGCTCTCGAAGTAACTCTTCATAACGGTATCGATCCTATAACCGGCGAAGTTATCGGATTACAACTCGGCGAGTTTAACGATTTTGAAACTTTCGATGATTTATGGAATGCATATAAAAAACAGGTTGAATTCTTTGTCGATTTAATGGCTCAACAGGAAGTAATCGAATATAAAATTGCCGGTGAATTTGCTCCTTTTCTTTTTGCAAGTATTTTATACGACGATTGTTTAGAAAAAGGTAAAGGTTTGTTCGAAGGAGGAATTCGCTATTTGGGCGGAACGCTTGAAACATATGGAAATACAAACACAGCCGACAGCTTAACGGCGATTAAAAAATTAGTCTACGAACAAAAGAAAATTACTCAAGAAGAATTGCTAAATGCACTCGACAATAATTTTGATGGCTACGACAATCTTAGAAAGGAATTATTGCAACAACCCAAATACGGCAACGATAATGACGAAGCCGATTCAATGCTCGTTAAGGTTCACGAACACGTTTGCAATTATGTGAGAGATCAAAAGCACAAAGTTAACTTGGATTCATACCTAGTAGTTATAATTAATAACTCGGCTAATACGTTAATGGGTCACTCCACTTCAGCATCAGCAGACGGCAGGTTATCCGGTACATACATGAACAACGGCAATGCACCTTCGGGCGGCAGCGACAAAGAAGGAGTAACCGCAATGTTGAATTCGATAACAAAACCGGATACATCAATACATGCTGGTGCCGTGCAGAATATGAAATTCAGCAAAAAAATGTTTACTGAAAACAGAGAAGAATTGAAAGCTCTACTAAAAACATATTTTGAAAAAGGCGGCCAACAGGCAATGATTACGGTCGTAAATAGAAATGATCTCGAGAACGCAATAAAAGAACCGGAAAAATATCAACACTTATTTGTAAGAGTCGGTGGTTTCAGCGCAAGATTTATTGAACTTTCCCCTGACGTACAAAAAGATATTTTAAGTAGAACACTTTATTAA